The following proteins are co-located in the uncultured Draconibacterium sp. genome:
- a CDS encoding HAMP domain-containing sensor histidine kinase, with translation MKGKALKYIILLATVSIAGVFLIQFSFIRSSYNISDEQFKESASVALKEVAWQVMLATGSTANFDSITPVEILSSSNYLVNVGSAIDKDLLKSNLIRELKKHEIYYDFEFAIFNPGEEQMDEGILVMQNSEEKPSFYEFPLNDSYVNYFGVHFPDRSSYFNSRLSIWYFLTGLLVLVVFFFGYTLVVIMRQRQLSEVQKNFINNLTHELKTPISAIALSANVINDQKILENPKRLFEYTKIIKEQNTRLSKNVEKVLNLASIEKSRIRLNLDKLNVETFLLETLEVFKHSTSGQKATITTKLSKKPQLILADKFHFANLLTNILENAVKYCEQDPEILIKCKQRKNTFVLSFTDNGIGIPREYRKKIFKKFYRVPTGNVHNVKGFGLGLDYVHKIVKAHKWKIKVEENPNGGSIFTLTIPN, from the coding sequence ATGAAAGGTAAAGCATTAAAATACATCATTTTACTGGCTACAGTTTCCATTGCAGGTGTTTTTTTGATCCAGTTTTCGTTTATACGTAGTTCATATAATATATCCGACGAGCAATTTAAAGAAAGTGCAAGTGTGGCTTTAAAAGAGGTAGCCTGGCAGGTAATGCTTGCAACCGGAAGTACCGCTAACTTCGACAGTATTACGCCTGTTGAGATTTTATCGAGTAGCAACTATTTAGTGAATGTTGGTTCGGCAATCGACAAGGATTTGTTAAAGTCGAATTTAATTCGCGAACTAAAAAAGCACGAAATTTATTACGATTTCGAGTTTGCAATTTTCAATCCGGGAGAAGAACAAATGGACGAAGGAATCCTTGTGATGCAGAATTCGGAAGAAAAACCATCGTTTTATGAATTCCCGCTAAATGATTCTTACGTCAATTATTTTGGAGTTCATTTCCCCGATCGGTCATCGTATTTTAATTCACGACTTTCCATTTGGTATTTTTTAACCGGCCTGCTTGTGTTGGTAGTTTTCTTTTTTGGCTACACACTGGTAGTTATTATGAGGCAACGACAACTTTCGGAGGTTCAGAAAAACTTCATCAACAATTTAACGCACGAACTAAAAACTCCCATTTCAGCAATCGCGCTATCGGCAAATGTTATAAACGACCAAAAAATACTTGAAAATCCAAAACGTTTATTCGAATACACCAAAATAATCAAGGAACAAAATACACGCTTGTCAAAAAACGTGGAAAAAGTTCTAAACCTGGCTTCCATCGAAAAAAGCAGGATAAGACTTAACCTCGACAAACTAAATGTGGAAACCTTTTTATTGGAAACTCTTGAAGTATTTAAACATTCAACTTCGGGGCAAAAGGCAACAATAACAACCAAGCTCAGTAAAAAACCTCAGCTTATACTGGCCGACAAATTTCATTTTGCCAATTTACTTACCAATATTCTTGAAAATGCCGTAAAATATTGCGAACAAGATCCGGAAATACTGATTAAATGCAAGCAACGCAAAAACACTTTTGTACTAAGTTTTACCGACAATGGTATTGGTATTCCCCGCGAGTATCGAAAAAAAATATTTAAGAAGTTTTACCGGGTTCCTACCGGCAATGTGCATAATGTAAAAGGTTTTGGCCTTGGCCTCGATTACGTGCATAAAATTGTAAAAGCCCACAAATGGAAAATTAAAGTAGAGGAAAATCCAAATGGAGGAAGTATTTTTACACTTACCATTCCAAATTAA